The Strix aluco isolate bStrAlu1 chromosome 1, bStrAlu1.hap1, whole genome shotgun sequence genome has a window encoding:
- the PDP1 gene encoding pyruvate dehyrogenase phosphatase catalytic subunit 1 isoform X1, with amino-acid sequence MLAASCCDRRMCVCPGPRRIAIPVRSSRLPLLSDAMPAPAHLFPLIRNCEISRICSTVCYCHHKHLCCLSSHFAHSHFRYAPQKKFAALCRPKENFNHFIHVRDYASTPQRFYLTPPQVNSILKANEYSFKVPEFDGKNVSSVLGFDSNQLPANAPIEDRRSAATCLQTRGMLLGVFDGHAGCACAQAVSERLFYYIAVSLLPHETLLEIENAVESGRALLPILQWHKHPNDYFSKEASKLYFNSLRTYWQELIDLNSGETTDVKEALINAFKRLDNDISLEAQVGDPNSFLNYLVLRVAFSGATACVAHVDGVDLHIANTGDSRAMLGVQEEDGSWSAVNLSYDHNAQNEHEVERVKMEHPKSEEKSLVKQDRLLGLLMPFRAFGDVKFKWSIELQKRVVESGPDQLNDNEYTKFIPPNYHTPPYLTAEPEVIYHKLRPQDKFLVLATDGLWETMHRQDVARIVGEYLTGVHHQQPIAVGGYKVTLGQMHGLLTERRARISSVFEDQNAATHLIRHAVGNNEFGTVDHERLSKMLSLPEELARMYRDDITIIVVQFNSHVIGACQNEEL; translated from the exons ATGTTGGCGGCTTCTTGTTGTGACAGGAGAATGTGTGTGTGTCCTGGGCCCAGGCGGATCG CAATTCCAGTCCGAAGCTCCAGACTACCATTGTTGTCTGATGCCATGCCAGCACCAGCTCATCTCTTTCCGTTGATTCGTAACTGTGAGATTAGCAGAATATGCAGTACTGTGTGTTACTGCCACCATAAACATCTGTGTTGTTTATCATCTCATTTTGCTCACAGTCACTTCAGATATGCACCTCAGAAGAAATTTGCGGCACTTTGTAGGCCAAAGGAGAACTTTAATCACTTTATTCATGTGAGGGATTATGCTTCTACACCACAGAGATTTTACCTCACTCCTCCACAGGTCAACAGCATTCTGAAAGCAAATGAATACAGTTTCAAAGTCCCAGAATTTGATGGTAAAAATGTAAGTTCTGTTCTCGGCTTTGATAGCAACCAGTTGCCTGCTAATGCTCCTATAGAAGACCGGAGGAGTGCTGCCACTTGCTTACAGACAAGAGGGATGCTTCTGGGTGTGTTTGATGGCCACGCAGGCTGTGCTTGTGCTCAAGCTGTCAGTGAAAGATTGTTTTACTACATTGCTGTCTCTTTGTTACCTCATGAGACTTTACTTGaaatagaaaatgctgtggaaagTGGCAGAGCTCTGTTGCCCATTTTACAGTGGCACAAGCATCCCAACGATTATTTTAGCAAAGAAGCTTCCAAGCTTTACTTCAATAGTCTGAGAACTTACTGGCAGGAGCTGATTGATCTCAACAGTGGAGAGACTACTGATGTGAAAGAAGCTTTAATTAATGCTTTTAAGAGGCTTGATAATGATATTTCTTTGGAAGCTCAAGTAGGAGATCCAAATTCTTTTCTCAACTACCTAGTACTGCGAGTAGCATTTTCTGGTGCAACTGCCTGTGTGGCCCATGTGGATGGCGTTGATTTGCACATAGCAAACACAGGTGACAGTAGGGCGATGCTTGGGGTTCAGGAAGAAGATGGATCTTGGTCTGCAGTTAATCTGTCCTATGACCACAATGCACAAAATGAACATGAAGTGGAACGTGTGAAAATGGAACATCCAAAGTCTGAAGAGAAAAGTCTTGTGAAACAAGATCGTCTCTTAGGTCTCCTGATGCCTTTCAGAGCTTTTGGTGATGTGAAGTTTAAATGGAGTATTGAACTACAGAAGAGAGTAGTAGAATCAGGCCCAGATCAGCTGAATGACAATGAATATACAAAGTTTATTCCTCCAAACTATCACACTCCCCCATACCTCACAGCTGAGCCAGAAGTCATATATCACAAATTACGACCGCAGGATAAGTTCCTGGTTTTGGCCACAGATGGGCTGTGGGAGACAATGCACAGGCAAGATGTGGCTAGAATTGTAGGGGAGTACCTCACTGGTGTTCACCATCAACAGCCGATAGCTGTTGGTGGCTATAAGGTAACTCTGGGACAGATGCATGGTCTGTTAACAGAAAGGAGAGCAAGAATCTCTTCAGTATTCGAAGATCAGAATGCAGCAACTCACCTGATACGTCATGCAGTGGGTAACAATGAGTTTGGCACTGTGGATCATGAGCGACTGTCCAAGATGCTGAGTCTTCCAGAAGAGCTGGCTCGAATGTATAGAGATGACATTACAATCATCGTGGTGCAGTTCAACTCGCATGTTATAGGTGCATGTCAAAATGAGGAACTGTGA
- the PDP1 gene encoding pyruvate dehyrogenase phosphatase catalytic subunit 1 isoform X3, which produces MPAPAHLFPLIRNCEISRICSTVCYCHHKHLCCLSSHFAHSHFRYAPQKKFAALCRPKENFNHFIHVRDYASTPQRFYLTPPQVNSILKANEYSFKVPEFDGKNVSSVLGFDSNQLPANAPIEDRRSAATCLQTRGMLLGVFDGHAGCACAQAVSERLFYYIAVSLLPHETLLEIENAVESGRALLPILQWHKHPNDYFSKEASKLYFNSLRTYWQELIDLNSGETTDVKEALINAFKRLDNDISLEAQVGDPNSFLNYLVLRVAFSGATACVAHVDGVDLHIANTGDSRAMLGVQEEDGSWSAVNLSYDHNAQNEHEVERVKMEHPKSEEKSLVKQDRLLGLLMPFRAFGDVKFKWSIELQKRVVESGPDQLNDNEYTKFIPPNYHTPPYLTAEPEVIYHKLRPQDKFLVLATDGLWETMHRQDVARIVGEYLTGVHHQQPIAVGGYKVTLGQMHGLLTERRARISSVFEDQNAATHLIRHAVGNNEFGTVDHERLSKMLSLPEELARMYRDDITIIVVQFNSHVIGACQNEEL; this is translated from the coding sequence ATGCCAGCACCAGCTCATCTCTTTCCGTTGATTCGTAACTGTGAGATTAGCAGAATATGCAGTACTGTGTGTTACTGCCACCATAAACATCTGTGTTGTTTATCATCTCATTTTGCTCACAGTCACTTCAGATATGCACCTCAGAAGAAATTTGCGGCACTTTGTAGGCCAAAGGAGAACTTTAATCACTTTATTCATGTGAGGGATTATGCTTCTACACCACAGAGATTTTACCTCACTCCTCCACAGGTCAACAGCATTCTGAAAGCAAATGAATACAGTTTCAAAGTCCCAGAATTTGATGGTAAAAATGTAAGTTCTGTTCTCGGCTTTGATAGCAACCAGTTGCCTGCTAATGCTCCTATAGAAGACCGGAGGAGTGCTGCCACTTGCTTACAGACAAGAGGGATGCTTCTGGGTGTGTTTGATGGCCACGCAGGCTGTGCTTGTGCTCAAGCTGTCAGTGAAAGATTGTTTTACTACATTGCTGTCTCTTTGTTACCTCATGAGACTTTACTTGaaatagaaaatgctgtggaaagTGGCAGAGCTCTGTTGCCCATTTTACAGTGGCACAAGCATCCCAACGATTATTTTAGCAAAGAAGCTTCCAAGCTTTACTTCAATAGTCTGAGAACTTACTGGCAGGAGCTGATTGATCTCAACAGTGGAGAGACTACTGATGTGAAAGAAGCTTTAATTAATGCTTTTAAGAGGCTTGATAATGATATTTCTTTGGAAGCTCAAGTAGGAGATCCAAATTCTTTTCTCAACTACCTAGTACTGCGAGTAGCATTTTCTGGTGCAACTGCCTGTGTGGCCCATGTGGATGGCGTTGATTTGCACATAGCAAACACAGGTGACAGTAGGGCGATGCTTGGGGTTCAGGAAGAAGATGGATCTTGGTCTGCAGTTAATCTGTCCTATGACCACAATGCACAAAATGAACATGAAGTGGAACGTGTGAAAATGGAACATCCAAAGTCTGAAGAGAAAAGTCTTGTGAAACAAGATCGTCTCTTAGGTCTCCTGATGCCTTTCAGAGCTTTTGGTGATGTGAAGTTTAAATGGAGTATTGAACTACAGAAGAGAGTAGTAGAATCAGGCCCAGATCAGCTGAATGACAATGAATATACAAAGTTTATTCCTCCAAACTATCACACTCCCCCATACCTCACAGCTGAGCCAGAAGTCATATATCACAAATTACGACCGCAGGATAAGTTCCTGGTTTTGGCCACAGATGGGCTGTGGGAGACAATGCACAGGCAAGATGTGGCTAGAATTGTAGGGGAGTACCTCACTGGTGTTCACCATCAACAGCCGATAGCTGTTGGTGGCTATAAGGTAACTCTGGGACAGATGCATGGTCTGTTAACAGAAAGGAGAGCAAGAATCTCTTCAGTATTCGAAGATCAGAATGCAGCAACTCACCTGATACGTCATGCAGTGGGTAACAATGAGTTTGGCACTGTGGATCATGAGCGACTGTCCAAGATGCTGAGTCTTCCAGAAGAGCTGGCTCGAATGTATAGAGATGACATTACAATCATCGTGGTGCAGTTCAACTCGCATGTTATAGGTGCATGTCAAAATGAGGAACTGTGA
- the PDP1 gene encoding pyruvate dehyrogenase phosphatase catalytic subunit 1 isoform X2 has protein sequence MCVCPGPRRIAIPVRSSRLPLLSDAMPAPAHLFPLIRNCEISRICSTVCYCHHKHLCCLSSHFAHSHFRYAPQKKFAALCRPKENFNHFIHVRDYASTPQRFYLTPPQVNSILKANEYSFKVPEFDGKNVSSVLGFDSNQLPANAPIEDRRSAATCLQTRGMLLGVFDGHAGCACAQAVSERLFYYIAVSLLPHETLLEIENAVESGRALLPILQWHKHPNDYFSKEASKLYFNSLRTYWQELIDLNSGETTDVKEALINAFKRLDNDISLEAQVGDPNSFLNYLVLRVAFSGATACVAHVDGVDLHIANTGDSRAMLGVQEEDGSWSAVNLSYDHNAQNEHEVERVKMEHPKSEEKSLVKQDRLLGLLMPFRAFGDVKFKWSIELQKRVVESGPDQLNDNEYTKFIPPNYHTPPYLTAEPEVIYHKLRPQDKFLVLATDGLWETMHRQDVARIVGEYLTGVHHQQPIAVGGYKVTLGQMHGLLTERRARISSVFEDQNAATHLIRHAVGNNEFGTVDHERLSKMLSLPEELARMYRDDITIIVVQFNSHVIGACQNEEL, from the exons ATGTGTGTGTGTCCTGGGCCCAGGCGGATCG CAATTCCAGTCCGAAGCTCCAGACTACCATTGTTGTCTGATGCCATGCCAGCACCAGCTCATCTCTTTCCGTTGATTCGTAACTGTGAGATTAGCAGAATATGCAGTACTGTGTGTTACTGCCACCATAAACATCTGTGTTGTTTATCATCTCATTTTGCTCACAGTCACTTCAGATATGCACCTCAGAAGAAATTTGCGGCACTTTGTAGGCCAAAGGAGAACTTTAATCACTTTATTCATGTGAGGGATTATGCTTCTACACCACAGAGATTTTACCTCACTCCTCCACAGGTCAACAGCATTCTGAAAGCAAATGAATACAGTTTCAAAGTCCCAGAATTTGATGGTAAAAATGTAAGTTCTGTTCTCGGCTTTGATAGCAACCAGTTGCCTGCTAATGCTCCTATAGAAGACCGGAGGAGTGCTGCCACTTGCTTACAGACAAGAGGGATGCTTCTGGGTGTGTTTGATGGCCACGCAGGCTGTGCTTGTGCTCAAGCTGTCAGTGAAAGATTGTTTTACTACATTGCTGTCTCTTTGTTACCTCATGAGACTTTACTTGaaatagaaaatgctgtggaaagTGGCAGAGCTCTGTTGCCCATTTTACAGTGGCACAAGCATCCCAACGATTATTTTAGCAAAGAAGCTTCCAAGCTTTACTTCAATAGTCTGAGAACTTACTGGCAGGAGCTGATTGATCTCAACAGTGGAGAGACTACTGATGTGAAAGAAGCTTTAATTAATGCTTTTAAGAGGCTTGATAATGATATTTCTTTGGAAGCTCAAGTAGGAGATCCAAATTCTTTTCTCAACTACCTAGTACTGCGAGTAGCATTTTCTGGTGCAACTGCCTGTGTGGCCCATGTGGATGGCGTTGATTTGCACATAGCAAACACAGGTGACAGTAGGGCGATGCTTGGGGTTCAGGAAGAAGATGGATCTTGGTCTGCAGTTAATCTGTCCTATGACCACAATGCACAAAATGAACATGAAGTGGAACGTGTGAAAATGGAACATCCAAAGTCTGAAGAGAAAAGTCTTGTGAAACAAGATCGTCTCTTAGGTCTCCTGATGCCTTTCAGAGCTTTTGGTGATGTGAAGTTTAAATGGAGTATTGAACTACAGAAGAGAGTAGTAGAATCAGGCCCAGATCAGCTGAATGACAATGAATATACAAAGTTTATTCCTCCAAACTATCACACTCCCCCATACCTCACAGCTGAGCCAGAAGTCATATATCACAAATTACGACCGCAGGATAAGTTCCTGGTTTTGGCCACAGATGGGCTGTGGGAGACAATGCACAGGCAAGATGTGGCTAGAATTGTAGGGGAGTACCTCACTGGTGTTCACCATCAACAGCCGATAGCTGTTGGTGGCTATAAGGTAACTCTGGGACAGATGCATGGTCTGTTAACAGAAAGGAGAGCAAGAATCTCTTCAGTATTCGAAGATCAGAATGCAGCAACTCACCTGATACGTCATGCAGTGGGTAACAATGAGTTTGGCACTGTGGATCATGAGCGACTGTCCAAGATGCTGAGTCTTCCAGAAGAGCTGGCTCGAATGTATAGAGATGACATTACAATCATCGTGGTGCAGTTCAACTCGCATGTTATAGGTGCATGTCAAAATGAGGAACTGTGA